The following are encoded in a window of Roseimaritima ulvae genomic DNA:
- a CDS encoding alpha-keto acid decarboxylase family protein → MTASRRPTADRSIGQYLIQRLQDYGIRDVFGIPGDYVLAFYGELENSPINVVGCTREDCAGYAADAYARLNGMGAVCVTYCVGGLSVANSIAGAFAEKSPVVVISGSPGMNERTQGALLHHKVRDFRTQLEVFEKFTICAVELSDPLSAFAEIDRALDAADRYKRPVYIELPRDMVNVVPPMNHVYHGPSRQPNPEATAEAAAEVLQRMSKAEKPVILAGVEIHRFGLQDTLLELAESTSIPIAATILGKSVISEQHPLFVGLYEGAMGRPEVTEFVEQSDLILMLGTFLTDINLGVFTANLDPNRCVLATSESLRISYHHYHDVPLSHFLKTLTDMKPLTCHREVPPSLRRRAAAEEVELQRDSPLHTSRMMSRINRRLDAETVVITDVGDCLFAATELVTHDRGEFLSPAYYTSMGFGVPAGLGAAVARADHRILVLVGDGAFQMTGQELSTLIRVGGSPIVIVLDNHGYGTERYLHPGDWEYNEIQPWAYHRMVEVYGGGKGALVQTEGEFEDALEAAWDDRSQPHVIQCKLAEDDASETLRVLADRMGKNVT, encoded by the coding sequence ATGACTGCTTCGCGACGCCCCACCGCCGACCGGTCCATCGGCCAATATTTGATCCAACGTCTGCAGGACTACGGGATTCGTGATGTTTTTGGGATCCCCGGCGACTATGTGTTGGCCTTCTACGGCGAACTGGAAAACAGCCCCATCAATGTGGTGGGGTGTACCCGCGAGGATTGCGCAGGGTATGCGGCCGACGCCTACGCCAGGCTGAACGGCATGGGCGCGGTGTGCGTGACCTATTGTGTCGGCGGGTTGAGTGTCGCCAACAGCATCGCCGGTGCCTTCGCCGAAAAATCGCCGGTCGTGGTGATCAGCGGCTCGCCGGGAATGAACGAACGGACGCAGGGCGCCCTGTTGCATCACAAGGTGCGGGACTTCCGCACGCAGCTGGAAGTGTTTGAGAAATTTACCATCTGCGCGGTCGAGCTTTCCGATCCGCTGAGCGCGTTTGCGGAAATCGATCGGGCTCTGGACGCCGCCGACCGCTACAAGCGTCCGGTGTATATCGAATTGCCCCGCGACATGGTCAACGTCGTGCCACCGATGAACCATGTCTACCACGGTCCCTCGCGACAGCCCAATCCGGAGGCCACGGCCGAAGCGGCAGCCGAGGTGTTGCAGCGGATGAGCAAAGCCGAAAAGCCTGTGATCCTGGCGGGCGTGGAAATTCATCGCTTTGGCTTGCAAGACACGCTGCTGGAACTGGCCGAATCGACATCGATTCCGATCGCCGCCACGATTCTTGGCAAGAGTGTGATCAGCGAACAACATCCGCTGTTTGTGGGCTTGTACGAAGGCGCCATGGGACGCCCGGAGGTGACTGAGTTTGTCGAACAGAGCGATCTGATTTTGATGCTGGGCACCTTCCTGACGGATATTAACCTGGGCGTTTTTACAGCCAATCTGGATCCCAATCGCTGCGTGCTGGCGACCAGCGAATCGCTGCGGATTTCATACCACCACTACCACGACGTGCCGCTGAGCCATTTTCTCAAAACGCTGACCGACATGAAGCCCTTAACGTGCCATCGCGAGGTGCCGCCCTCGTTGCGGCGGCGGGCCGCGGCGGAAGAGGTCGAGCTTCAACGCGACAGCCCGCTGCACACCAGCCGCATGATGTCGCGGATCAACCGGCGGCTGGATGCCGAAACGGTGGTGATCACCGATGTGGGAGATTGTCTGTTTGCGGCGACCGAACTGGTGACCCATGACCGTGGCGAGTTTCTCAGTCCGGCCTACTACACCTCGATGGGCTTCGGCGTGCCGGCCGGCTTGGGCGCGGCGGTGGCGCGGGCCGATCATCGCATCTTGGTATTGGTCGGCGACGGCGCCTTTCAAATGACCGGCCAGGAACTGTCGACTTTGATTCGTGTTGGCGGCTCGCCGATCGTGATCGTGCTGGACAACCACGGTTACGGCACCGAGCGCTACCTGCATCCGGGCGACTGGGAATACAACGAGATCCAGCCCTGGGCGTATCACCGCATGGTGGAGGTTTACGGCGGCGGTAAGGGGGCGTTGGTGCAAACCGAGGGCGAGTTCGAAGACGCGTTGGAGGCGGCGTGGGACGACCGCAGTCAGCCGCACGTGATCCAGTGCAAACTGGCCGAAGACGACGCCAGCGAAACACTCCGTGTGTTAGCCGATCGCATGGGAAAGAACGTCACGTAG
- a CDS encoding c-type cytochrome domain-containing protein: MVFGVFLAAGAAADEPVSFRSDIAPLLQDRCVACHNAKQAEGGYRVDTFQDLLVAGDSEAAPVSHVEGEVSELLRRVVTDDESERMPAESEPLTEAQIQTLTAWIEAGAKFDGDDPAQPLSLVIPAPRHIDPPQTYPASVPIAAVAFSPDGQHTLASGYHEITVWDQAGKLLRRIPNIGQRVFAMAFSPDGATLAVACGEPGRSGEVRLLDFASGEVTAVLARSGDVAFSVAFRPGSDQLAVGSADSLIRIVNYKTLAEVRTLSSHADWVLSVSWSDDGSRLVSGSRDKSSKVFDAESGELLISYQGHAAAVRGALFTPDGKHVLSTGANSHLHRWNVADAKRVAAVALGGDGFRLVRGEGFVLAPSGDGRLLKIDLATNKISQEFKGHQDGVLAADLHAASGQIVSGAFDGEVRLWQLADGTAQQHWLAKP; the protein is encoded by the coding sequence GTGGTGTTTGGTGTTTTCTTGGCCGCTGGCGCAGCCGCCGACGAACCCGTCAGTTTCCGCAGCGACATTGCTCCTTTGCTGCAGGATCGCTGCGTCGCTTGCCATAACGCCAAACAAGCCGAAGGTGGCTACCGCGTCGATACGTTTCAGGACCTACTGGTCGCCGGCGATAGCGAAGCCGCTCCGGTGTCTCATGTCGAGGGCGAAGTCAGCGAATTGTTGCGACGCGTGGTCACCGATGATGAATCCGAACGCATGCCGGCCGAAAGCGAACCGCTGACCGAAGCTCAAATTCAAACGTTGACCGCTTGGATCGAGGCGGGCGCCAAATTCGACGGTGACGATCCGGCTCAACCGTTGTCCCTGGTGATCCCCGCGCCGCGACACATCGATCCGCCGCAAACCTATCCGGCCTCCGTGCCCATCGCGGCGGTCGCTTTTTCTCCCGACGGACAACACACGCTGGCCAGCGGCTACCACGAGATCACGGTTTGGGATCAAGCGGGGAAACTTCTGCGGCGAATCCCCAATATCGGGCAACGGGTGTTTGCGATGGCGTTCAGCCCGGATGGAGCAACGCTGGCCGTGGCCTGTGGCGAACCCGGTCGCAGCGGTGAAGTGCGGTTGCTGGATTTCGCTTCCGGCGAAGTCACCGCGGTGCTCGCGCGCTCGGGCGATGTGGCTTTCAGTGTCGCCTTCCGCCCTGGCAGTGATCAGCTGGCAGTCGGTTCGGCGGACAGTTTGATCCGAATCGTGAACTACAAAACGTTGGCGGAAGTGCGCACTTTGTCCAGCCACGCCGACTGGGTGCTGTCGGTCTCTTGGAGCGACGATGGCAGCCGGTTGGTATCGGGCAGCCGCGACAAATCGTCCAAAGTTTTTGATGCCGAAAGCGGAGAATTGTTGATCAGCTACCAGGGACACGCCGCCGCGGTGCGTGGAGCTTTGTTTACGCCCGACGGCAAGCACGTGCTGTCGACCGGCGCCAATAGTCACCTTCATCGCTGGAACGTGGCCGACGCCAAACGCGTTGCCGCGGTGGCACTGGGCGGTGACGGTTTTCGCCTAGTTCGCGGCGAAGGGTTTGTGTTGGCTCCCAGCGGCGACGGACGGTTGCTGAAGATCGATCTGGCCACCAACAAAATCTCCCAGGAATTCAAAGGCCATCAAGACGGCGTATTGGCCGCGGACCTGCACGCCGCCAGTGGGCAAATCGTTTCCGGAGCCTTCGACGGCGAAGTGCGGCTGTGGCAACTGGCCGACGGCACCGCCCAACAGCATTGGCTGGCCAAGCCGTAG
- a CDS encoding DUF1549 domain-containing protein, with product MHTRTLAGFITAAFLLVISPLATAAVTDVQPRSVRPSETTRLTFTGKGLDASLRAVSNRPDVKLQVESAEADKAIVVLTLPETTPPGPLGIWTATAAGPSAPLLLLVDDLPTIADAGNNHTPETAQAIPPHTAVDGISDGAKSDFYKISVAAGQRVAVEVLTQALESKMDPLLNVLDMAGNRLASADDDAVGPDCRCSVTFETAGDYLLEVRENSYAAGGRYHLRVGDFPLLEHAFPLAVQADQPVKLQFETSDGVPAEAIDVAFPAGSTNSQTNVAARISGGQASAWVPLRIQGTNQFVEPETKPEKAAAISFPIGISGRLSEPQQSDQYAVQGVKGAALRFQSRTRSLGCATLLKMRLLNAQGQPVAETKVTNDDEWAFDFTFPDDGVYQLQVSDLLGRSGTGFGYWIDLAPAGSFALVLKPDAKAPESFPIEPVHGATAIDVQVQRFGYDGAIDLSLSPAIPGLHILNPRIPAKAAEAKVYITADDKWAAQDLALVSILGQAVDQPDNQARLNSLALRRVKTPHVPFPDDWKDGLIQLAAVPARDPYAALESPTPLSFASPLKQFATTLQLKRINAEFKAAVTVLPHALPAGWNLTVKADKDAYAATLTRSGDANETIPQLPLLVYSQFQGRGRIDRVDLPVEWFDPLTVQLESDQPLIAGQKTKRTIKVQRLGDDPQPVTITWSNLPTGVTAPNPLTIAADQDQIEFELEAAADVAAAQNLVLEFQAASKFQGTDFTVPGQSAPLTVIAAPQQVEVQPAAFTFTDIKDRTQLVVTGLDANQTPRDWTHDATLTSANPEIAEVRGTVVYPKANGETQIVVQIGSHSQTIPVQVTDLENKRRTDFESEVLVALSQAGCNAGACHGSPSGKGMFRLSLRAFDKELDEFTLIREDYGRRLNRLDPEQSLLLLKPTMKVAHGGGKQLREQDPAYAVLKDWIAEGAQPDPAETPRCVRLEVYPSEKRVLTLGTGGQQLAVIAHFADGSQRDVTHLAAYETSNTSVATVDTAGLVSAQGRGEAVILVRFLEHIESAPVMFVQQVPGFQWAAPPAKNYVDELVNAKLQQLQYLPSETCSDAEFVRRVYLDVIGILPTVAESKAFLENPAENKRALLIDELLEREEYAKFWALKWGDLLKMTRKLVGDEGVYKYHRWVEDSLRTNQPYDEFARELLTAGGSTLSNPPANFYRTATDMNECVETISQVFLGARLQCAKCHNHPFERWTQDNYYGLGAFFNRLERRKTQRPGEMFIWTSSSGEVTQPRTGEKMQPWLPQQGSLEIANDLDRRHKFAEWLVDENNPYFARIEANRLWSHLFARGIVDPIDDFRDSNPPANAPLLDALAEDFVAHGFDRKHLLRTILNSNTYHASFQANTFNEQDTTYFSHHTPRLLSAEQLLDALNHITGLPQTLGKLPAGTKATHLPAPDVVKVEFLKVFGQPERSTVCACERTEDSNLGMAIELFNGNTVHAKLRDPNNRFRRALAAGQSIEQALDDLYRAAVCRPPSEAERAAALAHCKTREDAAAGLEDVCWALLNTDEFLFQH from the coding sequence ATGCACACGCGCACGCTGGCGGGTTTTATTACCGCCGCATTCCTGCTGGTCATTTCTCCGCTCGCCACGGCCGCCGTTACCGATGTCCAGCCACGTTCGGTTCGGCCTAGTGAAACCACGCGTTTAACTTTCACCGGCAAAGGGCTGGATGCCTCATTGCGCGCCGTCAGCAACCGGCCCGATGTCAAGTTACAGGTGGAATCGGCGGAAGCGGACAAAGCCATCGTGGTGCTGACGCTGCCCGAAACCACTCCGCCCGGGCCGCTGGGCATCTGGACTGCCACCGCCGCCGGTCCCTCGGCGCCGCTGTTGTTATTGGTCGACGACCTGCCGACCATCGCCGATGCCGGCAACAACCATACGCCGGAAACCGCACAAGCGATTCCGCCGCACACGGCCGTCGATGGGATCAGCGATGGTGCCAAAAGCGATTTCTACAAGATCTCCGTCGCCGCCGGCCAACGGGTGGCGGTGGAGGTTCTGACCCAGGCTTTGGAATCGAAGATGGACCCGCTGCTGAACGTCTTGGACATGGCGGGCAACCGTCTGGCTTCGGCGGATGATGACGCGGTGGGGCCGGACTGCCGCTGCAGCGTGACCTTCGAAACGGCCGGCGACTACCTGTTGGAAGTCCGCGAAAACAGCTACGCGGCCGGCGGACGATATCACTTGCGAGTCGGTGACTTCCCGCTGCTCGAACATGCTTTCCCGCTGGCGGTGCAGGCCGATCAGCCGGTGAAGCTGCAGTTTGAAACCAGCGACGGCGTGCCCGCCGAAGCGATCGACGTGGCCTTTCCCGCCGGCTCCACCAACTCGCAAACCAACGTCGCCGCCCGCATCTCCGGTGGCCAAGCTTCTGCGTGGGTGCCACTCCGGATTCAAGGTACGAACCAATTCGTTGAACCGGAAACGAAGCCGGAAAAAGCGGCGGCGATAAGCTTTCCGATCGGCATCAGCGGTCGGCTGAGCGAACCGCAACAGAGCGATCAATACGCGGTCCAAGGTGTCAAAGGCGCTGCATTGCGATTCCAGTCGCGGACCCGTAGCCTGGGCTGCGCCACTCTGCTGAAGATGCGTTTGCTGAACGCTCAGGGCCAGCCGGTCGCGGAAACCAAAGTAACCAACGACGACGAATGGGCCTTCGACTTCACGTTTCCCGACGACGGTGTTTATCAATTGCAGGTCAGCGATCTGCTGGGACGCAGCGGCACGGGTTTTGGTTACTGGATCGATCTGGCGCCGGCCGGTTCCTTTGCGCTCGTGCTCAAACCGGACGCGAAAGCCCCAGAAAGTTTTCCCATAGAACCCGTTCATGGCGCCACGGCCATCGACGTTCAGGTGCAACGCTTTGGATACGATGGAGCGATCGATCTGAGCCTCTCGCCAGCGATCCCGGGGCTGCACATTTTAAATCCACGGATTCCCGCCAAAGCTGCGGAAGCCAAGGTCTACATCACCGCCGACGACAAGTGGGCCGCCCAAGATCTCGCTCTGGTTTCGATTCTCGGACAAGCCGTCGACCAGCCCGACAACCAAGCGCGACTGAACAGTTTGGCGTTGCGTCGCGTCAAAACCCCACACGTGCCATTCCCCGACGACTGGAAGGATGGCCTGATCCAGCTCGCCGCTGTGCCGGCCCGCGATCCGTACGCCGCATTGGAATCGCCCACACCGCTGTCGTTTGCCAGTCCCTTAAAACAGTTCGCCACGACGCTCCAGCTGAAACGCATCAACGCTGAATTCAAAGCCGCCGTGACCGTTTTGCCGCACGCCTTGCCCGCAGGCTGGAACCTAACGGTTAAAGCCGACAAAGACGCTTACGCCGCCACGCTGACGCGCAGTGGAGACGCCAACGAAACAATTCCGCAGTTGCCGCTGTTGGTGTATTCACAGTTCCAGGGTCGCGGCCGCATCGACCGTGTCGACCTGCCCGTCGAATGGTTTGATCCGCTGACAGTGCAACTGGAATCTGACCAACCACTGATTGCCGGTCAAAAAACCAAACGCACGATCAAAGTTCAACGCCTCGGTGACGATCCTCAACCGGTCACCATCACCTGGTCCAACCTGCCAACCGGCGTCACCGCACCGAATCCCCTGACCATCGCCGCCGACCAAGATCAGATTGAATTCGAATTGGAGGCCGCCGCCGACGTCGCAGCCGCTCAGAACCTGGTGTTGGAATTCCAGGCTGCCAGCAAGTTCCAAGGCACGGACTTTACGGTTCCCGGACAATCCGCGCCACTGACCGTCATCGCCGCTCCGCAACAAGTCGAAGTGCAACCCGCCGCCTTCACCTTCACCGATATTAAAGATCGCACGCAACTGGTGGTCACCGGCTTGGATGCCAACCAGACGCCCCGCGACTGGACTCACGATGCCACGCTGACCTCAGCCAATCCGGAAATCGCCGAGGTCCGCGGTACGGTGGTCTATCCCAAGGCAAACGGCGAAACGCAAATCGTTGTCCAAATCGGTTCGCACAGTCAAACCATCCCCGTCCAAGTCACCGACCTGGAAAACAAACGGCGGACGGATTTCGAATCCGAGGTGTTGGTGGCGTTGTCTCAAGCCGGCTGCAACGCCGGTGCCTGCCATGGTTCACCCAGCGGCAAAGGGATGTTCCGGTTGTCATTGCGAGCGTTTGATAAAGAGCTGGATGAGTTCACGCTGATCCGCGAAGACTACGGGCGACGGCTAAATCGCCTGGATCCCGAGCAGAGTTTGTTGTTGCTCAAACCCACCATGAAAGTCGCCCACGGTGGCGGCAAGCAATTGCGGGAACAGGACCCGGCGTATGCGGTGCTGAAAGACTGGATCGCCGAGGGCGCCCAGCCGGATCCGGCCGAAACCCCGCGTTGCGTTCGGTTGGAAGTCTACCCCAGCGAAAAGCGCGTGCTTACGCTCGGCACCGGCGGACAGCAACTGGCCGTCATCGCGCACTTCGCCGACGGTTCGCAGCGTGACGTCACGCACCTGGCCGCCTATGAAACCTCGAACACCAGCGTGGCCACTGTCGACACCGCTGGTTTGGTCAGCGCTCAAGGACGTGGCGAAGCGGTCATCTTGGTCCGGTTCCTGGAGCATATCGAATCCGCGCCTGTGATGTTTGTGCAACAGGTACCCGGTTTTCAATGGGCCGCTCCGCCCGCCAAAAACTACGTCGACGAGCTGGTCAACGCCAAACTACAGCAGTTGCAGTACCTGCCCTCGGAAACCTGCAGCGATGCCGAATTTGTGCGGCGAGTGTATTTGGATGTGATCGGCATCCTACCAACGGTCGCCGAAAGCAAAGCTTTTCTCGAGAACCCGGCGGAGAACAAACGGGCGTTGTTGATCGATGAGCTGCTCGAGCGTGAGGAGTACGCCAAGTTCTGGGCGCTGAAGTGGGGCGACCTGCTGAAGATGACTCGCAAACTGGTTGGCGACGAGGGCGTTTATAAATACCATCGCTGGGTCGAAGACTCGCTGCGGACCAACCAGCCCTACGACGAATTCGCTCGGGAACTGTTGACCGCCGGTGGCAGCACGCTGTCCAATCCGCCGGCCAACTTCTATCGCACGGCCACCGACATGAACGAGTGCGTGGAAACCATCTCGCAGGTTTTCCTGGGAGCCCGTTTGCAATGTGCGAAGTGCCACAACCATCCCTTCGAACGCTGGACACAGGATAACTACTACGGTCTGGGCGCCTTCTTCAATCGCTTGGAAAGACGCAAGACTCAACGCCCCGGCGAGATGTTTATCTGGACCTCGTCCAGCGGTGAAGTGACGCAGCCGCGGACCGGTGAGAAGATGCAACCCTGGCTGCCGCAACAGGGCAGTCTGGAAATCGCCAATGACCTGGATCGCCGCCATAAGTTCGCTGAGTGGTTGGTCGACGAGAACAATCCCTACTTCGCCCGCATCGAAGCCAACCGACTATGGAGCCACCTGTTCGCTCGCGGGATCGTCGATCCCATTGACGACTTCCGCGATTCCAACCCGCCCGCCAACGCTCCCCTGCTGGATGCCCTGGCCGAGGACTTTGTCGCTCACGGTTTCGATCGCAAACACCTGTTACGGACGATTCTGAACAGCAATACCTACCACGCAAGCTTCCAGGCCAACACGTTTAACGAACAGGACACGACGTACTTTTCGCACCACACGCCTCGGTTGCTGAGTGCCGAACAGTTGCTCGACGCCTTGAACCATATCACCGGCTTACCGCAAACGCTGGGCAAACTGCCGGCGGGAACCAAAGCCACGCACCTGCCGGCGCCGGATGTGGTGAAGGTGGAATTCCTAAAAGTCTTTGGACAACCCGAACGCAGTACGGTGTGCGCCTGCGAACGTACCGAGGATTCCAATTTGGGGATGGCGATTGAGTTGTTTAACGGCAATACCGTGCACGCCAAACTGCGTGACCCCAACAATCGCTTTCGTCGAGCTCTTGCGGCCGGACAAAGCATCGAACAAGCCTTGGACGATCTGTATCGCGCCGCGGTCTGCCGCCCGCCTAGCGAAGCCGAACGAGCGGCCGCGCTGGCGCACTGCAAGACGCGAGAAGACGCCGCGGCGGGCCTGGAAGACGTCTGCTGGGCCCTGCTGAACACCGACGAATTTTTGTTCCAACATTGA
- a CDS encoding DUF1501 domain-containing protein: protein MTRPTSCSDSQSQHPLRTTRRTALQAGAIGILGLGMNHLQGLREAQAAEGPAPTGKAKSCIFIFLSGGLAQHESFDMKPNAPENIRGEFRPIATRTPGLQICEHLPMLAQRSEQWALCRSLTHSSNEHSAAHHIMLTGHSDLPTGFSPNNPSRTDHPSIAAIAGRIVPPRNNLPSAAVIPERLVHNSGRVIPGQHAGAMGAVYDPWMVEASSFHNTSYGAFPEFSFDHQDRGKPDPRIFQAPQMQLPEGLGMRQISGRLELLQTLRTQQRQLAGFAETQQFDRLRQGAVSLLTDSRVHSALDVTNADEKSLERYGRNSFGWSLLMARRLVASGVRLVQVNLGNDETWDTHGNAFPHLKNNLFPPTDRAVSALLDDLQASGELDETLIVMAGEFGRTPQITLLKNAYKLPGRDHWGAVQSVWFAGGGIRGGTVVGESDAHGAYPSAQPVKPENFAATIYDALGIPATAVWHDAQERPHAIYHGQPIAGLT, encoded by the coding sequence ATGACCCGCCCCACCTCCTGCTCGGATTCCCAATCGCAACATCCGCTCCGCACCACGCGCAGAACCGCGTTGCAAGCCGGCGCGATAGGCATCTTGGGTCTGGGCATGAACCACCTGCAGGGCTTGCGTGAAGCTCAGGCGGCCGAGGGTCCAGCGCCAACGGGCAAAGCCAAGTCATGCATTTTCATTTTTCTCTCCGGCGGCTTGGCTCAGCACGAAAGCTTTGACATGAAGCCGAATGCACCGGAGAACATCCGCGGCGAATTTCGCCCGATCGCGACCCGCACTCCGGGGCTGCAAATCTGCGAACACCTGCCGATGCTGGCCCAGCGAAGCGAACAGTGGGCGTTGTGCCGGTCGTTAACGCACAGCTCCAACGAACACTCGGCCGCCCATCACATTATGCTGACCGGCCATTCGGACCTGCCCACTGGGTTCAGCCCCAACAATCCCAGCCGCACCGATCATCCCTCGATCGCGGCGATCGCCGGTCGCATCGTCCCCCCACGCAACAACCTGCCCTCGGCGGCCGTGATTCCTGAACGCTTGGTTCACAATTCCGGCCGTGTGATTCCCGGACAACATGCCGGAGCGATGGGTGCCGTCTATGATCCCTGGATGGTCGAAGCGTCTTCGTTCCATAACACCTCCTACGGCGCCTTCCCCGAGTTCAGCTTTGACCATCAGGATCGTGGCAAACCCGATCCACGGATCTTCCAGGCTCCTCAGATGCAACTGCCTGAGGGACTCGGGATGCGACAGATTTCGGGGCGGCTTGAACTGTTGCAGACGTTGCGTACCCAGCAACGTCAGCTGGCCGGCTTCGCCGAAACGCAACAATTCGATCGGCTGCGACAGGGAGCCGTGTCGCTGTTGACCGATTCGCGGGTCCACAGCGCGCTGGACGTCACCAACGCGGACGAAAAATCACTCGAGCGATACGGCCGCAACTCCTTCGGTTGGTCGCTGTTGATGGCTCGCCGGCTGGTCGCTTCTGGGGTCCGGTTGGTGCAGGTCAACCTGGGTAATGACGAGACCTGGGATACGCACGGCAACGCTTTCCCGCACCTGAAAAACAATCTCTTTCCGCCGACCGATCGGGCGGTTTCAGCGCTGTTGGACGATCTGCAGGCCAGCGGTGAACTGGACGAGACATTGATTGTGATGGCCGGCGAGTTTGGACGCACGCCCCAGATCACGCTGCTGAAAAACGCTTACAAATTGCCCGGTCGCGACCACTGGGGCGCCGTCCAATCGGTCTGGTTCGCCGGCGGTGGCATTCGTGGCGGAACGGTGGTCGGCGAAAGCGATGCGCACGGAGCCTACCCTTCCGCCCAGCCGGTGAAGCCCGAAAACTTCGCCGCCACCATCTACGATGCCCTGGGCATTCCGGCAACCGCGGTCTGGCACGATGCCCAAGAACGCCCCCACGCTATTTATCATGGTCAGCCCATCGCCGGCTTAACCTAA
- a CDS encoding DUF1501 domain-containing protein codes for MLPKYVSDRRGFLRIGAAGVVGCSLPNLPATAAEGKQLAGKGRAKSVLLVMLSGGPSQLDMWDPKPNAPEEVRGEFSATSTAIPGVAICEHMPKLAQQAQRWAMVRTLAHKEHNHLLATHVALTGRPTPVPRGGSDLDRVESRSDFPNFASALDFIKPPTDGIPTAVSLPNYFIEGPLTWPGQHAGFLGAKHDPWQINGNPNNAAFRMQALAMREGVTRDRLQTRRQLLDTFNRSDVRSNGPVSAFHDQQQAAFDLLTSGNVVDAFEMAKETDETRERYGRNQFGQSLLLAKRLIEAGVPVVQAAMGIVQTWDTHTDNWGKLKNRLLPQLDQGLAALMDDLEASGRLEETMVVVMGEFGRTPKVSTLPGQTIPGRDHWAHAYSGLFAGAGIAGGQVIGQTDHQAAYPVTRCWSPADVLTTMLSGLGVDQDVAIYDPLQRPHHLLNGNVIAPLYTGTSA; via the coding sequence ATGCTTCCTAAGTATGTGTCGGATCGACGCGGTTTCCTCCGCATCGGAGCCGCTGGTGTTGTCGGTTGCTCGCTGCCCAATTTGCCGGCGACAGCCGCCGAAGGCAAACAGCTGGCTGGCAAAGGTCGTGCCAAGAGCGTGTTGCTGGTGATGCTCAGCGGCGGCCCCAGTCAACTGGACATGTGGGACCCCAAACCAAACGCGCCCGAAGAAGTCCGCGGCGAGTTCTCAGCGACCTCCACCGCCATCCCCGGCGTGGCAATCTGTGAACACATGCCCAAACTGGCGCAGCAGGCGCAGCGTTGGGCGATGGTGCGGACGTTGGCCCACAAAGAACACAACCACCTATTGGCCACGCACGTGGCGTTGACCGGGCGACCGACGCCGGTGCCGCGCGGTGGCAGCGACCTCGATCGCGTGGAAAGCCGCAGCGACTTCCCTAACTTTGCCTCGGCACTGGATTTCATCAAACCGCCCACCGATGGCATTCCCACCGCGGTGTCGTTGCCCAACTATTTCATCGAAGGCCCGCTGACCTGGCCGGGACAACACGCTGGTTTCCTGGGCGCCAAACACGATCCCTGGCAAATCAACGGTAACCCCAACAACGCCGCATTTCGCATGCAAGCTCTGGCGATGCGTGAAGGGGTCACTCGCGACCGCCTGCAAACCCGCCGCCAATTGCTGGACACCTTCAATCGGTCCGATGTCCGTTCAAACGGTCCCGTCAGTGCCTTCCATGATCAACAGCAAGCCGCCTTTGATCTGCTGACCTCGGGCAACGTGGTCGACGCCTTCGAGATGGCCAAAGAAACGGATGAAACGCGAGAACGGTACGGACGCAATCAGTTTGGTCAATCGTTGCTGCTGGCGAAACGTTTGATCGAAGCCGGGGTGCCGGTGGTCCAGGCCGCCATGGGGATCGTGCAAACCTGGGACACGCATACCGACAATTGGGGCAAACTGAAAAACCGACTGTTGCCACAGCTGGACCAAGGCTTGGCCGCGCTGATGGATGACCTCGAAGCTTCCGGCCGGCTGGAGGAAACGATGGTGGTGGTGATGGGAGAATTCGGTCGCACGCCCAAGGTATCGACGCTGCCCGGTCAAACCATCCCGGGTCGTGATCACTGGGCCCATGCCTATTCAGGATTGTTTGCCGGTGCGGGGATTGCCGGCGGGCAGGTGATCGGGCAAACCGATCATCAAGCCGCCTACCCCGTGACCCGATGCTGGTCCCCCGCCGATGTCCTGACCACGATGCTTAGCGGACTGGGCGTCGACCAGGACGTCGCCATCTACGATCCGCTTCAGCGCCCCCACCATCTGCTCAACGGCAACGTGATCGCTCCCCTGTATACGGGAACTTCCGCATGA